The Humulus lupulus chromosome 3, drHumLupu1.1, whole genome shotgun sequence genome window below encodes:
- the LOC133825677 gene encoding uncharacterized protein LOC133825677, whose translation MSLKEKDVKKLVTLDLLQMVSLVPCEQDLVVESTTGENDTPGQSTEGTEQMTDRHSPGPSPLSRRPGDLVIREPDPQRRSTIPAQPGKGKAIQKIQKVVPPSQGRQPGGPTTLPPLTPSSLPPSASLTPTHQGSSSELFRAVSDLGKGLLEDIGRDASTLQSLDSYPRLSVEVVLKRGLAQLMKSLVTIGHAQLRAVDYKELIKVQDDQLVEARSKLEQAERTIAERDESLKKQAQNNASLTTQLEKQSLDIKELVRDNERLISENEELKQEKELDLIRFEDASFDCFYKVWKLNKPLNLDCFPKEAQAEDLARCEARAAEEAANPPALAPTCSAISFRARGASDAEEGVDQPSRGARL comes from the exons atgagtcttaAAGAGAAGGATGTAAAAAAGTTGGTCACGTTGGACCTTCTCCAGATGGTGAGTCTGGTGCCATGTGAGCAGGATCTggtggtggaaagtaccaccggggagaacgacACGCCTGGTCAGTCTACCGAGGGCACAGAGCAAATGACTGATCGGCATTCTCCTGGGCCTTCTCCGCTTTCCCGTAGACCTGGCGACTTAGTCATTAGAGAGCCTGATCCTCAGCGTAGATCTACTATTCCCGCTCAAcctgggaaaggaaaagctatccag aagattcagaaggtagtaCCGCCAAGTCAAGGGAGGCAACCTGGGGGACCAACTACACTTCCGCCATTGACCCCCTCTTCCCTTCCtccttctgcgagcctaactcctactcaccagggtagttcgagtgagctttttcgtgctgttagcgacctgggcaaggggcttcttgaggatattggccgtgatgcatcgacgcttcaaagcctagactcctaccctcgacttagtgtcgaagttgtcttgaagagaggactcgctcaattgatgaag tcacttgtcaccattggtcaTGCTCAGCTTCGAGCCGTAGATTACAAGGAGCTGATCAAGGTGCaggacgatcaactggtggaggccaggtccaagctggagcaagcagagagaactatagctgaacgggacgagtctctcaaaaagcaggctcaaaacaatgcttccttgacaactcaattggagaagcaatcccttgatattaaagagttagttcgagacaatgagaggttgattagcgagaacgaagagctgaagcaagaaaaagagcttgacttgattcgctttgaggatgccagttttgactgcttctataaggtctggaagctgaacaagcctcttaaTCTTGATTGTTTCCCCAAGGAGGCCCAAGCAGAGGAtcttgccagatgtgaagcaagAGCCGCTGAAGAAGCTGCTAACCCTCCTGCACTCGCCCCAACGTGCTCTGCTATATCATTTCGAGCGAGAGGAGCATCTGATGCAGAGGAGGGAGTCGATCAACCCTCTAGAGGAGCTCGCCTGTGA